The following proteins are encoded in a genomic region of Terriglobia bacterium:
- a CDS encoding CpaF family protein: MPTPNPMRNDLSSIKVAIHHKLIQRLDLERINQLDRSTVKAEVAEMVETLAAEENAPMTLTERERLSQEVLDEVFGLGPLEPLMKDHTISDILVNTFKNVYIERNGLLERTAASFRNDAHLMSIIDRIVSAVGRRIDESSPMVDARLADGSRVNAIIPPLSIDGPCLSIRRFGRDPLTATELVENDSLTAKMVELLRGCVYSRLNCLVSGGTGAGKTTLLNVLSSFISNRERIVTVEDAAELQLHQDHVVRLETRPPNVEGRGAVRQRELVINCLRMRPDRIIVGEVRGEEALDMLQAMNTGHDGSLTTIHANSPRDALSRLETMVAMANLNIPDTAIRRQIASAIDVVVQVSRLSDGKRRVTNLAEVTGMEGEVVTMQDIFIYKKMGIGENGEVLGQFVPTGIRPKFAERLVTSGIHLPAEMFEHTPVAVR, encoded by the coding sequence ATGCCCACACCGAACCCAATGCGGAACGACCTGAGCAGCATCAAGGTGGCAATCCACCACAAGCTGATTCAGCGGCTGGACCTTGAGCGTATTAACCAGCTTGACCGGAGCACGGTCAAGGCTGAGGTTGCGGAGATGGTGGAAACCCTTGCGGCCGAAGAAAACGCCCCCATGACGTTGACCGAGAGAGAACGGCTCTCTCAGGAAGTGCTCGACGAAGTCTTCGGTCTGGGACCGCTCGAACCTCTCATGAAGGACCACACGATTTCCGACATCCTGGTGAATACTTTTAAGAACGTCTACATAGAACGGAACGGCCTGCTAGAACGCACGGCGGCCAGTTTTCGAAATGACGCCCACCTGATGTCGATCATCGACCGGATCGTTTCCGCAGTGGGCCGCAGAATCGATGAGTCGTCGCCCATGGTGGACGCCAGACTGGCCGACGGCTCCCGTGTAAACGCTATCATTCCGCCTCTGTCCATCGACGGCCCCTGCCTCTCGATTCGCCGTTTTGGACGCGATCCTCTGACGGCAACCGAACTGGTGGAAAACGACTCACTAACGGCCAAGATGGTTGAGTTGCTTCGAGGTTGCGTCTACTCGCGACTGAACTGCCTGGTCTCCGGCGGTACAGGCGCCGGTAAGACGACCCTGCTCAATGTGCTGTCATCCTTCATTTCCAACCGTGAGCGGATTGTCACCGTCGAAGACGCCGCGGAATTACAACTCCACCAGGACCACGTGGTACGGCTGGAAACGCGACCGCCCAACGTGGAAGGCCGGGGAGCTGTGCGCCAACGAGAGTTGGTGATCAACTGTCTCCGTATGCGCCCGGACCGCATTATCGTGGGCGAGGTTCGTGGCGAAGAAGCTCTGGACATGCTTCAGGCCATGAACACGGGCCACGACGGCTCCCTGACCACCATCCACGCCAACTCTCCGCGTGATGCGCTTTCCCGCCTGGAAACGATGGTGGCAATGGCCAACCTCAACATACCCGATACGGCCATCCGCCGGCAGATTGCTTCCGCGATTGACGTTGTTGTCCAGGTTAGCCGCCTCAGTGACGGTAAACGGCGCGTCACCAACCTGGCGGAGGTGACCGGAATGGAAGGCGAGGTGGTCACCATGCAGGATATTTTTATCTACAAGAAGATGGGCATCGGTGAAAATGGCGAAGTGCTGGGACAGTTCGTCCCAACCGGCATTCGTCCCAAGTTTGCCGAGCGCCTGGTGACTTCAGGGATTCACCTGCCGGCGGAAATGTTCGAGCATACGCCGGTGGCAGTCCGCTAA
- a CDS encoding type II secretion system F family protein — translation MALALAGLTFLIIILVVGGVLVLSAAGTAPDKVVAKRLDAIERSAKRGSESLELKVVRDELLSDVPALHRMLLKWKWADRLRNFIGQAGMKVKPGRLILLSAILAVAAFLIGTRMMDNSLIGLLFVPVGGLIPIGFVAFKRRGRLKAFEKIFPEAIDLLGRAVRAGHSFSTGLEMITTELPEPVAGEFRTTFEEQNFGLPLRDALLNLSERIPLIDVRFFVTAVLIQKETGGNLAEILDNLAHVVRERFRILGEVKIKTAQGRLTAAILISLPPIMGLVLRFLNPSYMKPLFTDPIGPWIIALAVFLQVVGSLMLWKIVNIDV, via the coding sequence ATGGCGCTGGCATTAGCCGGACTAACATTTCTGATTATCATCCTGGTCGTGGGGGGCGTTCTCGTTTTGTCGGCCGCAGGCACTGCCCCGGACAAGGTAGTGGCAAAGCGCCTCGACGCCATCGAGCGCAGCGCCAAGCGCGGCAGCGAGTCCCTCGAGCTGAAAGTCGTCCGCGATGAACTTCTCAGCGACGTCCCTGCGCTTCACCGGATGCTGCTGAAATGGAAATGGGCCGACCGACTGCGGAACTTTATCGGCCAGGCTGGCATGAAGGTGAAACCCGGCAGGCTTATACTTCTAAGCGCAATCCTGGCCGTAGCCGCGTTTTTGATCGGTACCAGGATGATGGACAATTCCCTGATCGGCCTCCTGTTCGTTCCCGTTGGAGGACTCATCCCCATCGGCTTTGTGGCCTTCAAACGCAGAGGGCGCCTGAAGGCGTTTGAAAAGATTTTCCCTGAAGCCATCGATCTTCTAGGGCGTGCTGTGCGCGCAGGCCACTCCTTTTCCACCGGCCTCGAAATGATAACAACGGAATTGCCCGAGCCGGTGGCCGGAGAATTCCGCACGACATTTGAAGAACAGAATTTCGGACTCCCTTTGCGCGATGCGCTGTTGAACCTTTCAGAGCGGATTCCGCTGATCGACGTCCGTTTCTTCGTAACCGCGGTCCTCATTCAAAAGGAGACTGGCGGCAACCTGGCCGAAATCCTCGACAATCTTGCCCACGTGGTCCGCGAACGGTTCAGGATTCTGGGCGAAGTGAAGATTAAGACGGCGCAGGGCCGCCTGACGGCAGCGATCCTTATTTCACTGCCGCCCATCATGGGACTCGTCCTGCGTTTTCTCAACCCGAGCTATATGAAGCCCCTGTTCACTGATCCCATCGGTCCCTGGATCATAGCGCTGGCAGTATTTCTCCAGGTCGTGGGATCTTTGATGCTGTGGAAGATCGTTAATATCGATGTCTAG
- a CDS encoding type II secretion system F family protein, whose amino-acid sequence MVWVAVGLTFVAILVVAGALVYAFAPGEFPIADRLSRLWQPLAAQRKVSFREKQTQKAAQVLSDVGKLLPSSKDLSATKLMLVRAGYRRPEALMALRGAKVLLPIIFAIIVYVSGLAESNNGMFVWILALVAGFLLPDMWLSRRVRKRQTILRKALPDALDLLVVCIEAGLGLDQAFMRVSQELRITHPELCGELDLVNAQIRVGRTRIESMRELASRTGVDDIKALVAMLIQTDRFGTSVSQSLRVHADDMRLKRRQRAEEAAAKTPVKMVPPLVFFIFPALFVVILGPAIITIFRQFIGIHQ is encoded by the coding sequence ATGGTTTGGGTAGCCGTAGGTTTGACGTTTGTTGCGATTCTCGTGGTTGCGGGCGCGCTGGTTTACGCGTTCGCGCCGGGCGAATTTCCCATTGCCGACCGGTTGTCACGGCTTTGGCAACCTCTGGCAGCACAGAGAAAAGTCTCCTTCCGCGAAAAGCAGACGCAGAAGGCCGCCCAGGTTCTAAGCGATGTCGGGAAGCTGCTTCCCTCCTCCAAGGACCTTTCTGCCACCAAGCTGATGCTCGTGCGCGCCGGATACCGGCGCCCGGAAGCTCTCATGGCCCTGAGGGGAGCCAAAGTTCTTCTGCCCATCATCTTCGCGATCATTGTCTACGTGTCGGGCCTGGCAGAGTCAAACAATGGCATGTTCGTATGGATCCTGGCCCTGGTGGCCGGTTTTCTTCTGCCCGATATGTGGCTGTCACGTCGCGTCAGAAAACGCCAGACCATCCTTCGCAAAGCCCTGCCCGACGCCCTGGACCTGCTGGTGGTCTGCATCGAGGCGGGACTCGGGCTGGACCAGGCGTTTATGCGTGTTTCTCAGGAGTTGAGAATAACCCATCCCGAACTCTGCGGCGAGCTTGACCTGGTCAATGCTCAAATCCGCGTCGGGCGGACACGAATTGAATCGATGCGCGAACTGGCGTCCCGGACAGGCGTGGACGACATCAAGGCGCTGGTGGCTATGCTCATCCAGACAGACCGTTTTGGCACCAGCGTTTCGCAATCGCTGCGTGTCCACGCCGACGACATGCGACTGAAACGGCGGCAAAGAGCTGAAGAGGCAGCGGCCAAGACTCCGGTCAAAATGGTCCCACCTCTCGTGTTCTTCATCTTCCCCGCTCTGTTTGTGGTTATTCTCGGTCCGGCCATCATTACCATATTCCGGCAGTTCATCGGAATTCATCAGTAA
- a CDS encoding DUF192 domain-containing protein produces MGNNNRKRVYVYNKTRETFVATNASVADSYMGRLVGLLGRTSRWARPGQGLWIVPSYGVHTIGMLFSIDIVFLDRSNHVVHIEEHVRPFRISKVILKADSVLELPPHTIFRTRTHVGDLLEIGPLPSSAKSRSVSAPQTSEGIPKNGTTVRA; encoded by the coding sequence GTGGGCAACAATAACCGGAAACGGGTGTACGTTTACAACAAGACTCGCGAAACCTTTGTGGCCACGAACGCTTCGGTGGCGGACAGCTACATGGGCCGTCTCGTGGGTCTGTTGGGAAGGACCAGCCGCTGGGCACGGCCTGGACAGGGACTGTGGATCGTCCCTTCCTACGGCGTGCACACCATCGGCATGTTGTTCTCGATCGACATCGTTTTCCTCGACCGAAGCAACCACGTGGTCCACATCGAGGAACATGTGCGCCCGTTTAGAATTTCAAAGGTTATTCTGAAGGCTGACAGCGTGCTCGAGTTGCCGCCCCACACGATTTTCAGAACTCGAACCCATGTTGGAGACCTTCTTGAAATCGGGCCCCTGCCTTCGTCTGCGAAATCACGCTCCGTATCCGCGCCCCAAACCTCGGAAGGCATCCCGAAGAACGGCACCACGGTCAGGGCATAA